A region from the Mycolicibacterium phlei genome encodes:
- a CDS encoding TIGR03619 family F420-dependent LLM class oxidoreductase — MEFWSGTAFMKTSEIIGLAKLFDEAGYDGMLCSDHMIYPRELTSPYPDSPSGNPPWAPETAWPDCWVQIGAMAAVTTRLRFSNAIYVAPARPLLEVAKLVATASVLSEGRVALAAGIGWMREEYELMGQDFSTRGRRLDEMIPALRALWRGGWVSWRGEHYQVPELMLEPHPETPVPIWVGGESDAALRRAARLGDGWVGYAYTWDQAVHHVNRLNAFRREYGSDNDDFTVILALLEPATPDLYKRAEDAGITAVMVSPWMGRDVGPGDDVEKYREPIERFAETIIAKVRP, encoded by the coding sequence GTGGAATTCTGGTCCGGCACCGCGTTCATGAAGACGTCGGAGATCATCGGCCTCGCCAAACTCTTCGACGAGGCCGGCTACGACGGCATGCTCTGCTCCGATCACATGATCTATCCGCGCGAGCTGACCTCGCCGTATCCCGACTCGCCGAGCGGCAACCCGCCGTGGGCGCCGGAGACCGCGTGGCCGGACTGCTGGGTGCAGATCGGCGCGATGGCGGCGGTGACCACCCGGCTGCGGTTCTCCAACGCCATCTACGTCGCGCCGGCGCGGCCGCTGCTGGAGGTCGCCAAGCTGGTCGCGACGGCCTCGGTGCTCTCGGAGGGCCGGGTCGCCCTGGCCGCGGGGATCGGCTGGATGCGCGAGGAGTACGAGCTGATGGGCCAGGACTTCAGCACCCGCGGTCGACGGCTCGACGAGATGATCCCGGCGTTGCGGGCGCTGTGGCGCGGCGGCTGGGTGTCCTGGCGCGGCGAGCACTACCAGGTGCCCGAGCTGATGCTCGAACCGCACCCCGAGACTCCGGTGCCGATCTGGGTCGGCGGCGAGTCCGACGCCGCGCTGCGCCGCGCCGCCCGGCTGGGCGACGGCTGGGTCGGTTACGCCTACACCTGGGACCAGGCCGTACACCACGTCAACCGGCTCAACGCGTTCCGCCGCGAATACGGCAGCGACAACGACGATTTCACGGTGATCCTGGCGCTGCTGGAACCGGCGACACCCGACCTGTACAAGCGCGCCGAGGACGCCGGCATCACCGCGGTGATGGTGAGCCCGTGGATGGGCCGCGACGTCGGGCCCGGCGACGACGTGGAGAAGTACCGGGAGCCGATCGAACGGTTCGCCGAGACGATCATCGCGAAGGTGCGGCCATGA
- a CDS encoding ester cyclase, with protein MSFSADEIRDLVTSFYRALDRRDWERVEALVSPRLVAEVAGSGPMNWSQWRAHLEEFSRGFSDGRHVIEEILVDGSHGVCRFRFTGTHDGEFRGIAPTGATVSVAGISIDRFQGDALVTHHGQLDLHGLLTRLTD; from the coding sequence ATGAGCTTCTCCGCCGACGAGATCCGCGACCTGGTCACCAGCTTCTACCGTGCGCTCGACCGGCGCGACTGGGAGCGGGTCGAGGCGCTGGTGTCGCCGCGCCTGGTCGCCGAGGTGGCCGGCTCGGGCCCGATGAACTGGTCGCAGTGGCGGGCGCACCTCGAGGAGTTCAGCCGCGGCTTCTCCGACGGCCGCCACGTCATCGAGGAGATCCTCGTCGACGGCTCGCACGGCGTCTGCCGGTTCCGGTTCACCGGCACCCACGACGGCGAGTTCCGCGGTATCGCCCCGACCGGCGCCACCGTGTCGGTCGCCGGCATCTCCATCGACCGGTTCCAGGGCGACGCGCTGGTGACCCACCACGGACAACTCGACCTGCACGGGCTGCTCACCCGGCTCACCGATTAA
- the dxr gene encoding 1-deoxy-D-xylulose-5-phosphate reductoisomerase — translation MLILGSTGSIGTQALDVIAANPDRFEVVGLAAGGGNPDLLARQRAETGVTNIAVADVAAAAAVGDVTYAGPDAATRLVEAVAETTGVDIVLNALVGALGLAPTLAALATGARLALANKESLVAGGPLVLKAARPGQIVPVDSEHSAMAQCLRGGTPDEVAKIVLTASGGPFRGWTAEQLETATPEQAGAHPTWSMGPMNTLNSASLVNKGLELIETHLLFGVPYDRIEVVVHPQSIVHSMVTFTDGSTLAQASPPDMKLPIALALGWPERVPGAALACDFTTASTWEFEPLDDEVFPAVNLARRAGEAGGCMTAVYNAANEEAAEAFLAGRIPFPAIVRTIDEVLRAADQWAAEPATVDDVLDAQQWARDRASRAVEREVVTTK, via the coding sequence GTGCTGATTCTCGGCAGCACCGGATCCATCGGAACCCAGGCCCTCGACGTCATCGCCGCCAACCCGGACCGCTTCGAGGTCGTCGGGCTGGCCGCCGGCGGCGGCAACCCCGACCTGCTGGCCCGGCAGCGCGCCGAGACCGGTGTGACGAACATCGCGGTCGCCGACGTGGCGGCCGCGGCGGCCGTCGGCGACGTCACCTACGCCGGGCCGGATGCGGCCACCCGTCTGGTCGAGGCTGTCGCCGAGACGACCGGGGTCGACATCGTGCTCAATGCTCTGGTCGGCGCGCTCGGGCTGGCCCCGACGCTGGCCGCGCTGGCCACCGGTGCCCGGCTGGCGCTGGCCAACAAGGAGTCGCTGGTCGCGGGCGGTCCGCTGGTGCTCAAGGCCGCCCGGCCCGGGCAGATCGTGCCGGTGGACTCCGAGCACTCCGCGATGGCGCAGTGCCTGCGCGGCGGCACCCCCGACGAGGTCGCCAAGATCGTGCTGACCGCATCCGGCGGGCCGTTCCGCGGCTGGACGGCCGAACAGCTGGAGACCGCCACCCCCGAACAGGCCGGCGCGCATCCGACCTGGTCAATGGGCCCGATGAACACGCTGAACTCCGCCTCGCTGGTCAACAAGGGGCTGGAACTGATCGAGACACACCTGCTGTTCGGGGTGCCCTACGACCGCATCGAGGTCGTCGTACACCCGCAGTCGATCGTGCACTCGATGGTCACCTTCACCGACGGCTCGACGCTGGCGCAGGCCAGCCCGCCGGACATGAAGCTGCCGATCGCACTGGCGCTGGGCTGGCCCGAGCGGGTCCCGGGCGCGGCGCTGGCCTGCGACTTCACCACCGCATCGACGTGGGAGTTCGAACCGCTCGACGACGAGGTGTTCCCCGCGGTGAACCTGGCGCGGCGGGCCGGGGAGGCAGGCGGGTGCATGACCGCGGTCTACAACGCCGCCAACGAGGAGGCCGCCGAGGCGTTCCTGGCCGGGCGGATCCCGTTCCCGGCGATCGTCCGCACGATCGACGAGGTGCTGCGCGCTGCCGACCAGTGGGCCGCCGAACCCGCTACCGTGGATGACGTACTGGACGCCCAGCAGTGGGCGCGTGACCGCGCATCGCGTGCGGTCGAGCGGGAGGTAGTCACCACCAAATGA
- a CDS encoding M50 family metallopeptidase — MMWFLGVVLFALAILVSVALHECGHMWVARATGMKVRRYFVGFGPTLWSTWRSNKQGDRTEYGVKAVPLGGFCDIAGMTAVEELAPDEHDRAMYKQKTWKRTAVLAAGPGMNFVIGLVLIYVIAVVWGLPNLHPPTTAIVGETSCVKSEVTQGELGDCLAPSPAAAAGIEAGDVVVKVGDTPVSTFEEMVAAVRKLDGPTPFTVERDGEEFTTVVGVVPAQRYVGEGESAEPVTVGTVGITAAQIGPTHYNALTAVPATFAFTGDLAVELGKALAKIPAKMGALVRSIGGEERDPETPISVVGASIIGGDAVDQGLWVAFWFFLAQLNFVLGAVNLIPLLPFDGGHIAIAVYEKIRNMIRSARGMVAAGPVNYLKLMPATYVVLVVVVGYMLVTVTADFINPIRPFQ; from the coding sequence ATGATGTGGTTTCTCGGTGTCGTGCTGTTCGCACTGGCCATTCTGGTGTCAGTCGCGCTGCACGAGTGCGGACACATGTGGGTGGCGCGCGCCACCGGCATGAAGGTCCGCCGCTACTTCGTCGGCTTCGGCCCGACGCTGTGGTCGACGTGGCGCAGCAACAAGCAGGGTGACCGCACCGAGTACGGCGTCAAGGCGGTGCCGCTCGGCGGCTTCTGCGATATCGCCGGGATGACCGCGGTCGAGGAACTCGCCCCCGACGAGCACGACCGCGCGATGTACAAGCAGAAGACCTGGAAGCGCACCGCGGTGCTGGCCGCCGGGCCCGGGATGAACTTCGTCATCGGGCTGGTGCTCATCTACGTCATCGCCGTCGTCTGGGGGCTGCCGAACCTGCACCCGCCGACCACCGCGATCGTCGGCGAGACCTCGTGCGTGAAATCCGAGGTCACCCAGGGCGAACTCGGCGACTGCCTGGCGCCGTCGCCGGCCGCCGCCGCAGGCATCGAGGCCGGCGACGTCGTCGTCAAGGTCGGCGACACCCCGGTGTCCACCTTCGAGGAGATGGTCGCCGCGGTGCGCAAGCTCGACGGGCCCACCCCGTTCACCGTCGAACGTGACGGTGAGGAGTTCACCACCGTCGTCGGCGTGGTGCCCGCCCAGCGCTACGTCGGCGAGGGCGAGAGCGCCGAGCCGGTCACCGTCGGCACCGTGGGCATCACCGCCGCCCAGATCGGGCCCACCCACTACAACGCGCTGACGGCGGTGCCCGCGACGTTCGCGTTCACCGGCGACCTGGCCGTCGAGCTCGGCAAGGCGCTGGCCAAAATCCCCGCCAAGATGGGTGCGCTGGTGCGCTCCATCGGCGGTGAGGAACGCGACCCGGAGACCCCGATCAGCGTGGTCGGCGCCAGCATCATCGGCGGCGACGCCGTCGACCAGGGGCTGTGGGTGGCGTTCTGGTTCTTCCTCGCACAGCTGAACTTCGTGCTCGGCGCGGTCAACCTGATCCCGCTGCTGCCCTTCGACGGCGGCCACATCGCGATCGCCGTCTACGAGAAGATCCGCAACATGATCCGTTCGGCGCGCGGCATGGTGGCCGCGGGTCCGGTGAACTACCTCAAGCTGATGCCCGCCACGTACGTGGTTCTCGTCGTGGTGGTCGGCTACATGCTGGTGACCGTGACTGCCGATTTCATCAACCCCATCAGACCCTTCCAGTAG
- the ispG gene encoding flavodoxin-dependent (E)-4-hydroxy-3-methylbut-2-enyl-diphosphate synthase, with the protein MSVGLGMPTPPAPVLAPRRKTRQLMVGNVGIGSDHPIAVQSMCTTKTHDVNATLQQIAELTASGCDIVRVACPRQEDADALAEIARHSQIPVIADIHFQPKYIFAAIDAGCAAVRVNPGNIKEFDGRVKEVAKAAAAAGIPIRIGVNAGSLDKRFMEKYGKATPEALVESALWEASLFEEHGFGDIKISVKHSDPVVMVAAYEMLAEKCDYPLHLGVTEAGPAFQGTIKSAVAFGALLSKGIGDTIRVSLSAPPAEEVKVGNQILESLNLRPRGLEIVSCPSCGRAQVDVYTLANAVTAGLEGLNVPLRVAVMGCVVNGPGEAREADLGVASGNGKGQIFVKGEVIKTVPEAQIVETLIEEALRLAGEAETDGSGSPVVTVS; encoded by the coding sequence ATGTCCGTCGGTCTCGGGATGCCGACCCCGCCCGCGCCGGTACTCGCACCGCGCCGCAAAACCCGTCAGCTGATGGTCGGCAACGTCGGCATCGGCAGCGACCATCCGATCGCGGTGCAGTCCATGTGCACCACCAAGACCCACGACGTCAACGCGACGCTGCAGCAGATCGCGGAACTGACCGCGTCGGGCTGCGACATCGTGCGCGTGGCCTGCCCGCGCCAGGAGGACGCCGACGCGCTGGCCGAGATCGCCCGGCACAGCCAGATCCCCGTCATCGCCGACATCCACTTCCAGCCGAAGTACATCTTCGCCGCGATCGACGCGGGCTGCGCCGCCGTGCGGGTCAACCCCGGCAACATCAAGGAGTTCGACGGCCGGGTCAAGGAGGTCGCCAAGGCCGCCGCCGCGGCGGGCATCCCGATCCGCATCGGTGTCAACGCCGGCTCGCTGGACAAGCGGTTCATGGAGAAGTACGGCAAGGCCACGCCCGAGGCGCTGGTGGAGTCGGCGCTGTGGGAGGCCTCGCTGTTCGAGGAGCACGGCTTCGGCGACATCAAGATCAGCGTCAAGCACAGCGACCCGGTGGTGATGGTGGCCGCCTACGAGATGCTCGCCGAGAAGTGCGACTACCCGCTGCATCTCGGCGTCACCGAGGCGGGTCCGGCGTTCCAGGGCACCATCAAGTCGGCGGTCGCGTTCGGCGCGCTGCTGTCCAAGGGCATCGGCGACACCATCCGGGTGTCGCTGTCGGCGCCGCCGGCCGAGGAGGTCAAGGTCGGCAACCAGATCCTGGAGTCGCTGAACCTGCGACCGCGCGGCCTGGAGATCGTGTCCTGCCCGTCGTGCGGCCGCGCCCAGGTCGACGTCTACACGCTGGCGAACGCGGTGACCGCCGGGCTGGAGGGCCTGAACGTGCCGCTGCGCGTCGCGGTGATGGGCTGCGTCGTCAACGGTCCGGGTGAGGCGCGCGAGGCCGACCTCGGCGTGGCCTCCGGCAACGGCAAGGGCCAGATCTTCGTCAAGGGTGAGGTCATCAAGACCGTCCCGGAGGCGCAGATCGTGGAGACCCTGATCGAGGAGGCGCTGCGACTCGCCGGAGAAGCCGAAACAGATGGCAGCGGTTCGCCGGTTGTGACCGTAAGCTGA
- a CDS encoding GNAT family N-acetyltransferase encodes MSAPPLFRHVDERRVSVVRDVGAVMRVLDEDPVASCMVACRVAEHGVDPSAIGGELWTRRRPTESLCYAGANLIPLRGEVDDLYAFADKAMSTVRRCSSLVGRAELVLPMWKRLEKAWGPARDVRACQPLLALSTPPECPTDPAVRQVRADEIDAYLVASIDMFIGEVGVDPRLGDGGRGYRRRVAGLIAAGRAWARFERGEVVFKAEVGSQSPTVGQIQGVWVHPDWRGHGLGTTGTATLAAAVVRSGRTASLYVNDFNTVARATYARVGFQQVGTFATVLLD; translated from the coding sequence ATGTCGGCTCCGCCGTTGTTCCGTCACGTCGACGAACGTCGGGTCTCCGTGGTGCGCGATGTCGGCGCGGTGATGCGCGTTCTCGACGAGGATCCCGTCGCCTCCTGCATGGTGGCGTGCCGCGTCGCCGAGCACGGCGTCGACCCGTCGGCGATCGGCGGGGAACTGTGGACCCGTCGCCGCCCCACCGAGTCCCTCTGCTACGCCGGCGCCAACCTGATCCCGCTGCGCGGCGAGGTCGACGACCTGTACGCGTTCGCCGACAAGGCGATGAGCACGGTGCGGCGGTGCTCGTCGCTGGTGGGCCGCGCCGAACTGGTGCTGCCGATGTGGAAGCGCCTCGAAAAGGCCTGGGGCCCCGCGCGCGACGTCCGCGCCTGCCAGCCGCTGCTGGCGCTGTCCACCCCGCCGGAGTGCCCAACCGACCCCGCGGTGCGGCAGGTGCGCGCTGACGAGATCGACGCGTATCTGGTCGCCTCGATCGACATGTTCATCGGCGAGGTGGGTGTCGACCCGCGCCTCGGTGACGGCGGACGCGGCTACCGGCGCCGGGTCGCCGGGCTGATCGCGGCGGGTCGGGCGTGGGCGCGCTTCGAGCGCGGCGAGGTGGTGTTCAAGGCCGAGGTGGGATCGCAGTCCCCGACCGTCGGCCAGATCCAGGGTGTGTGGGTGCATCCCGACTGGCGCGGTCACGGGCTGGGCACGACGGGCACCGCGACGCTGGCGGCCGCGGTGGTGCGCTCCGGGCGCACCGCGAGCCTGTACGTCAACGACTTCAACACCGTCGCGCGGGCCACCTACGCGCGAGTGGGTTTCCAACAGGTGGGCACGTTCGCGACCGTTCTGCTCGACTGA
- a CDS encoding GNAT family N-acetyltransferase produces the protein MADDDRTIARREIADTLVRALDRRHELLDVIVDSEDYDAAIEAIALMLGCSNTAAEAVLRLSFDRLTKVSRRRIAAELEDLNAALSFTVERQAPPADALTLRPFDVNEDRDIFALRTEDMRQAGDGSGAPAGDLDDEIRSGLQRVDAEESAWLVALHDGQKVGMVFGDLINGEVNVRIWIHPDHRKRGFGTAALRKSRSEMAAYFPAVPLVVRAPAAGA, from the coding sequence ATGGCCGACGACGACCGCACCATCGCGCGCAGAGAAATCGCGGACACGTTGGTTCGTGCGCTGGATAGGCGCCACGAACTGCTCGATGTCATCGTCGATTCCGAGGACTACGACGCCGCGATCGAGGCGATCGCGCTGATGCTCGGCTGTTCGAACACCGCCGCCGAGGCCGTGCTGCGGTTGTCGTTCGACCGGTTGACCAAGGTGTCGCGCCGCCGGATCGCCGCCGAACTCGAGGACCTCAACGCCGCGCTCAGCTTCACCGTCGAACGGCAGGCGCCGCCCGCCGACGCGCTGACGCTGCGGCCGTTCGACGTCAACGAGGACCGCGACATCTTCGCGCTGCGCACCGAGGACATGCGCCAGGCAGGCGACGGTTCCGGCGCCCCGGCCGGCGACCTCGACGACGAGATCCGCTCGGGGCTGCAGCGTGTCGACGCCGAGGAGTCGGCTTGGCTGGTGGCCCTGCACGACGGCCAGAAGGTCGGCATGGTGTTCGGCGACCTGATCAACGGCGAGGTCAACGTCCGCATCTGGATTCACCCCGACCACCGCAAGAGGGGCTTCGGCACCGCCGCGCTGCGCAAGTCGCGTTCGGAGATGGCGGCCTACTTCCCGGCGGTGCCGCTGGTGGTGCGGGCACCGGCCGCCGGGGCCTGA
- a CDS encoding penicillin-binding transpeptidase domain-containing protein codes for MATSASRIAALAAVGSLVFGMITTACTPKPAGPEPTAEKFFAALATGDTTAAAELSDRPADTRQDLNQAWAGLQATHLDTQILGSRYTEDTGSVAYRYTWHLPKGRTWTYDGQLNMVRDEGRWRVRWTATGLHPRLGENQTFALRADPPPRASVIERSGTEVLVPGYLYSYSLDARKAGGALMQTARAVADTLRPFYDGWDPQVLAEQASAASKPMHLITLRKDDHDRVSPAIGGLPGVVITPMAEMLPTDETFAPAIVNEVKKAVADDLDGEAGWRVVTVNQNGVDVAVLNEVPGKPAPSVRISLDRAVQTAAQNAVNTTGKKAMIVVIKPSTGEILAVAQNPAADAEGLIATTGLYPPGSTFKMITAGAAIERDMATPNTLLPCPGTMDIGHRTVPNYGGFDLGTVPMSRAFASSCNTTFAELASRMPPRGLTTAALQYGLGTDYEIPGLTTVTGSVPPTVDLTERVEDGFGQGKVLASPFGMALAAATVAAGKTPVPQLIEGRPTKVNGEQPTIAPKIVEGLRPMMRLVVTNGTAKDLEGAGDVRGKTGEAEFAGGSHSWFAGYRGDMAFSALIVGGGSSEYAVRMLKGMLDGLPPDYLA; via the coding sequence ATGGCAACTTCAGCATCACGAATTGCGGCTCTGGCCGCGGTCGGCTCGTTGGTCTTCGGGATGATCACCACCGCGTGCACCCCGAAACCCGCCGGGCCGGAGCCGACGGCCGAGAAGTTCTTCGCGGCGCTGGCCACCGGTGACACCACGGCGGCCGCCGAGCTCAGCGACCGGCCCGCCGACACCCGCCAGGACCTCAACCAGGCGTGGGCCGGGCTGCAGGCCACCCACCTCGACACCCAGATCCTGGGCTCGCGCTACACCGAGGACACCGGCAGCGTCGCCTACCGCTACACCTGGCATCTGCCCAAGGGCCGCACCTGGACCTACGACGGGCAGCTGAACATGGTCCGCGACGAGGGCCGCTGGCGAGTGCGCTGGACCGCGACCGGCCTGCACCCGCGGCTGGGGGAGAACCAGACCTTCGCGCTGCGCGCCGACCCGCCGCCGCGCGCCTCGGTGATCGAGCGCAGCGGCACCGAGGTGCTGGTGCCCGGCTACCTGTACAGCTACTCGCTGGACGCCCGCAAGGCCGGCGGCGCGCTGATGCAGACCGCCCGCGCCGTCGCCGACACCCTGCGGCCGTTCTACGACGGCTGGGATCCGCAGGTGCTCGCCGAGCAGGCCAGCGCGGCCAGCAAGCCGATGCACCTGATCACCCTGCGCAAGGACGACCACGACCGGGTGTCGCCCGCGATCGGCGGGCTGCCCGGGGTGGTGATCACCCCGATGGCCGAAATGCTGCCCACCGACGAGACTTTCGCGCCCGCGATCGTCAATGAGGTGAAGAAGGCGGTGGCCGACGACCTCGACGGCGAGGCCGGCTGGCGCGTCGTCACCGTCAACCAGAACGGCGTCGACGTCGCGGTGCTCAACGAGGTGCCCGGCAAACCGGCGCCGTCGGTGCGGATCAGCCTGGACCGCGCCGTGCAGACCGCCGCCCAGAACGCGGTCAACACCACCGGCAAGAAGGCGATGATCGTGGTGATCAAGCCGTCGACCGGGGAGATCCTCGCGGTGGCGCAGAATCCCGCCGCCGACGCCGAGGGCCTGATCGCCACCACCGGCCTGTACCCGCCCGGGTCGACGTTCAAGATGATCACCGCGGGCGCGGCCATCGAACGCGACATGGCCACCCCGAACACGCTGCTGCCGTGCCCGGGCACGATGGACATCGGCCACCGCACGGTGCCGAACTACGGCGGCTTCGACCTCGGCACAGTGCCGATGTCGCGGGCGTTCGCCAGCTCCTGCAACACCACGTTCGCCGAGCTCGCCAGCCGGATGCCGCCGCGCGGGCTGACCACCGCGGCGCTGCAGTACGGGCTGGGCACCGACTACGAGATCCCCGGCCTGACCACCGTCACCGGATCGGTGCCGCCCACCGTGGACCTCACCGAGCGCGTCGAGGACGGCTTCGGTCAGGGCAAGGTGCTGGCCAGCCCGTTCGGCATGGCGCTGGCCGCGGCGACCGTCGCCGCCGGGAAAACCCCTGTGCCACAACTGATCGAGGGCCGGCCGACCAAGGTCAACGGCGAGCAGCCCACCATCGCGCCCAAGATCGTCGAGGGGCTGCGCCCGATGATGCGGCTGGTGGTCACCAACGGCACCGCCAAGGACCTCGAAGGCGCGGGCGACGTGCGCGGCAAGACCGGTGAGGCAGAGTTCGCGGGCGGCTCGCACTCCTGGTTCGCCGGCTACCGCGGCGATATGGCGTTCTCGGCGCTGATCGTCGGCGGCGGCTCCTCGGAGTACGCGGTGCGGATGCTCAAGGGAATGCTCGACGGTCTGCCGCCCGACTACCTCGCTTGA
- a CDS encoding DUF1707 SHOCT-like domain-containing protein, producing MTEINQDGMRVSDVDRNGTLRRLHNAVALGLIDIEEFEERSAAVARARLASDLDALVGDLPGPGAIISSAADRVELRGVFGSLKRHGEWTVPSRLALHRRMGSVDLDLTRARFAGPVVVIELDLMFGGLDLRLPDGASASIDDVEVNVGSAYDHRRDAPAEGNPHVILTGKVVCGSVDIRGPRRGWRRGPFDRR from the coding sequence ATGACCGAGATCAACCAGGACGGCATGCGCGTCTCCGACGTCGACCGCAACGGCACGTTGCGGCGGCTGCACAACGCCGTGGCCCTCGGCCTGATCGACATCGAGGAGTTCGAGGAGCGCTCGGCGGCCGTCGCCCGGGCGCGGCTGGCCTCCGACCTCGACGCGCTCGTCGGTGACCTGCCCGGCCCCGGCGCGATCATCTCGTCGGCAGCCGACCGGGTGGAGCTGCGCGGGGTGTTCGGCTCACTGAAGCGGCACGGCGAGTGGACCGTGCCCAGCCGGCTGGCCCTGCACCGCCGGATGGGCTCGGTCGACCTGGACCTGACCCGGGCCCGGTTCGCCGGGCCGGTGGTCGTCATCGAACTGGATCTGATGTTCGGTGGCCTGGACCTGCGGCTGCCCGACGGGGCCAGCGCCTCCATCGACGACGTCGAGGTCAACGTGGGCAGCGCCTACGACCACCGCAGGGACGCCCCCGCCGAGGGCAACCCGCACGTGATCCTCACCGGCAAGGTGGTCTGCGGGTCGGTGGACATCCGCGGTCCGCGGCGGGGCTGGCGGCGCGGGCCGTTCGACCGCCGCTGA
- the map gene encoding type I methionyl aminopeptidase, which produces MPVRSALRPGVISPTLPVPASIPRPEYAWKPTVNEGSEPWVQTPEVIEKMRVAGRIAAGALAEAGKAVAPGVTTDELDRIAHEYMCDHGAYPSTLGYKGFPKSCCTSLNEIICHGIPDSTVIEDGDIVNIDVTAYKDGVHGDTNATFLAGDVSEEHRLLVERTHEATMRAIKAVKPGRALSVIGRVIESYANRFGYNVVRDFTGHGIGTTFHNGLVVLHYDQPSVETIIEPGMTFTIEPMINLGSLDYEIWDDGWTVATVDKKWTAQFEHTLVVTEDGAEILTLAD; this is translated from the coding sequence ATGCCAGTTCGTTCCGCGCTCCGCCCGGGCGTGATCTCACCCACACTGCCTGTGCCCGCCTCCATTCCGCGGCCCGAGTACGCCTGGAAGCCCACCGTCAACGAGGGCAGCGAGCCGTGGGTGCAGACACCCGAGGTGATCGAGAAGATGCGGGTGGCGGGCCGCATCGCGGCGGGCGCGCTGGCCGAGGCCGGTAAGGCCGTCGCACCGGGGGTGACCACCGACGAGCTCGACCGCATCGCCCACGAGTACATGTGCGACCACGGCGCCTACCCGTCGACGCTGGGCTACAAGGGCTTCCCGAAGTCCTGCTGCACGTCGCTCAACGAGATCATCTGCCACGGCATCCCGGACTCGACGGTGATCGAGGACGGCGACATCGTCAACATCGACGTCACCGCCTACAAGGACGGGGTGCACGGCGACACCAACGCCACGTTCCTGGCCGGCGACGTTTCCGAGGAGCACCGGCTGCTGGTCGAACGCACCCACGAGGCCACCATGCGCGCGATCAAGGCCGTCAAACCGGGCCGCGCGCTGTCGGTGATCGGCCGGGTGATCGAGTCATACGCGAACCGGTTCGGCTACAACGTCGTTCGCGATTTCACCGGGCACGGCATCGGAACCACGTTCCACAACGGGCTGGTGGTCCTGCACTACGACCAGCCGTCGGTGGAAACCATCATCGAACCGGGCATGACGTTCACCATCGAGCCGATGATCAACCTCGGGTCGCTGGACTACGAGATCTGGGACGACGGCTGGACCGTCGCCACCGTCGACAAGAAGTGGACCGCCCAGTTCGAGCACACGCTGGTGGTGACCGAGGACGGCGCCGAGATCCTCACGCTCGCCGACTGA